TCAAGAGCCTCAGCCCTATGAGTTTCGCGCGAAACCAGCCTGGCAGCGCCTGATTGTGATGCTGGGGGGCATTATTGTCAACGTTCTCACAGGCATTCTCATCTTTACCATTCTGACGGCCAAGTATGGACAGAGCTACCTGCCGGCTTCGGAAGTACGCTTTGGCGTGGTGCCCAGCAAGTTGGGCGAGGAGATTGGCTTCCGCAAAGGCGACAAAATTGTGAAAATCAACGGCCGCCCCTTCGAGCAGTTCGACGACGTGTACGACCCGGAAGTGGTGATGGGCAACCAGAGCTACTACACCGTGGAACGCAACGGCCAGCTACTCGATATTAAGCTGCCCGGCGACTTCATGGACCGGCTGTCCGATAATCAAAACGATCCGGCGCGCTTCGTGGAGCCGCTCAATCCATTTGAAGTAGGTGAAGTAGTAGCTGGCCGCGCCGCTGCTAAGGCAGGTCTGCAGCCCGGCGACCGTATTCTGCGCGTGGGCGCCCGGGAAATCAACTTTTTCCCTGAGCTACAGCAAGCTCTAAAGGACAATGCTGGTAAGGCTACCGCCTTACTCGTACAGCGCAACAGTAAGCCAATTACGCTTACCGCAAACGTAGAGGAGGAAGGAACGCTGGGCTTTATGCCTAAGTCGTTGCTGCAATATTCGACCAAAGACTACAGCTTTATTGAAGCTATTCCGGCTGGCGCTTCGCAGGCGTTTGGCATCGTGAGCAACCAAGTGCAGGCGTTTGGAAAGATTTTCCGGGGTGAGGCATCGGCCAGCAAGTCTTTGGGTGGCCCGATGGCCATTGCCCAAACCTATGGCGGCACCTTTAACTGGATTAAGTTCTGGACCCTGACCGGCATGCTGTCCATGGTGCTGGCCTTCATGAACTTGCTCCCTATTCCAGCCCTTGACGGCGGTCACGTGATGTTTCTGACCTATGAGATGGTATCGGGTCGTAAGCCTTCGGATAAGTTTCTAGAGAACTCGCAGAAGGTAGGCATGGCTTTGCTGCTTAGCCTGATGGTGTTTGTCATCTTCAACGACTTGTTCAAAACGCTGTTTTAGAACTTATTTATCGTGTATTTACCTAGATAGAACGAAGGACGCCTTCGTTCTATTTTTGTTTGCAACCTCCTGATTATGCGTCAACTACTTGTTTTCTGCGCTTTGTGCCTGCTTAGTGTCGCTGCCATGGCGCATGCGTACCACGCGAGCATCATGGACGTGCAGTACAATACGAAAAAGCAGCAGCTGGAAGTAGCGCTGAAAGTTTTTACCGATGATTTTGAGAAAGGCTTGAGCGCCGGCCAGCCCAGTGCCGTCACTTTCGACAAGCTTTCCCCAGCTCAGGTTTCCAGCCTTACCACGGCTTTGCTGCAGCGCTCGGTGGCCTTTGGTACGAAGCCCAGCGAAACCTTGCCGCTCCGCTTTGTGGGCGTTGAAAAGGATAAGGATGCGCACTGGGTGTACTTCTCCGTAAAAATGCCCCCCAAACCTGCCACTACCATTTATCTGCGCCACCGCTTACTCCTGGATACTTTTCAGGACCAAATGAATATTGTGAATCTGGAGGGCGGTGGTAAAAAGCAAAGCGCCCTGTTTCGCGCCGGCAACGACGAGCAGCAACTCAGGTTTTAGCGGCCATTGTTTGCGTCGGTTACTGCGTAGAGGCTTTTTGATGGCAACTGAGGGATAATTTATCTTAAGCGTTGGCTACCGTTGCGCACGACTACGTTCAACGACGAAGGAAGTGATTAGACAGCTAAGTGAAGCCAGCGTTTACCGATACAGTCAGTGTCGAGAGTATTCGTGACCAGAAAACGCACTATTTTGCCTACTGCCTGATCACGCACCTTATCAATTGCTTTATGAAAGAATTGCTCCTAGCCGGCGTGCCGTTTCGCTTTGATGGCCGGCTGTGGCTGCAAGGCCCCGACGACCGGTTTATGGGCATTGGCCGCTTGGAGCTGCTGGAACACATCGCGGCCCTGGGCTCTATCTCGCAGGCGGCCCGTGCTATGAACATGTCCTACAAGCGCGCCTGGGACCTAGTAGCTTCCATGAACGCGCAAGTGCGTACGCCCCTAGTACAGACCCAGACGGGCGGCAAGCGCGGCGGCGGGGCAGGCCTCACCCCGGCGGGAGAACAGGCGGTGGCCGATTTTCGCGCTATGCATGCCCGGTTCGCCGCATTCCTGGCCGACGAGACAGCTCGACTTTATTCTTAATTCCTCCCCAGAAAGAAGACAAGTCTAAGTCGTGGCCACCGTTATATTTGTTTAAATATAACCATTCGCGGCATGTCGAAACGATACCCTTGCTGCGTGAGCTTTCCATTACTGGCTACCGGCTGGCTGGTGTTGATGGGTGGCGCCGACGGCTACCAAGCCGTGTGTGCCCTGCCCGAAATTGACTCTGCCTTTGCGGTCCAAACCATCCTGCTGGCCGATCAACTCGACGGGCAGCCCTTGCCAGCCAAAAATGCCCCCTACCAGCTTGTCGTACCCTTGGAAAAGCAGCCCGTCCGCTGGGTGCGTCAACTCACGGGTCTACGCGTGGTTAAGGTGTACGAATCAGTAACTCTCCCACGTATTGCCTTACCCTGAACTGATGAAAAAGACGTTACGCTTCGTTCCCCGGGTGGCGCTCGGCCTAACGGCGCTGTCCCTGGCGCCTGTCGCGGCGGCCCAGACCCCGGCCCCGCCCGCCGCACTACCCCGACGGATACCGTGCGCAGCACCCTGAATGAAGTAGTGGTGTCGGCCTCCCGGGTGGAAGAAAGCTTTCTGCAGTCGCCGGTCACGGTGGAGAAGCTTAATGCCCGCGCTATCAGGCTGACGCCCGCGCCCTCGTTTTTCGACGCCTTGGAGCATCTAAAAGGCGTGCAGGTCCTGACACTCAGTTTGGGGTTTCGAGTTCTCAATGCTCGGGGCTTCACCAACACGACCAACGTGCGCTTCGCTCAGCTCGTGGACGGCGTCGACAACCAGGCCCCGCACATCGGCGGGCCCATTGGAAATGTATTGGGTCCCAGCGACCTGGATATCCAGAGCGTGGAAGTGGTGCCCGGCACGGCCGCGGCCCTTTACGGACTCAACGCCATCAACGGGCTGGCTAATTTTCAGACCAAGAACCCGTTCTCCTTCCAAGGGCTGAGCGTGCGCCAGCAAACAGGGCTCAACCATCTGAATGACCCCAATGTGCGGACCCTCGGTCTGGGCGGTTCGTCGGAAAAACTCTACTCGGAAACCAGTGTGCGCTACGCCCAGGTGTTGGTGCCCGAGAAGCTGGCCTTCAAAATCAACGGCACCTACCTGCGCGCCAACGACTGGATTGCCAACGACCAGACCGACCTGTTTGCCCAGGGCAACGCGACGACCGGGCTCTTCGGCGTCAACAACCCGGCTCGTGACCCGGTGAACAGTTACGGCAATGAATCCTCGGACCGCAGCACGCTCACGCTCGGGGGCAGCAGTACACGGTGGCCCGCACCGGCTACGACGAGCGGGATTTAGTGGACTATACTATCAAAATCCTGAAGGCCGACGCGGCGCTGCATTACCGTTTCGAGCCCGGCGTGGAGCTGGCTTACGCCTACCGGGTGGCCGGCTTCGACAACGTGTACCAGCGCTCGAACCGCTTCCGCCTGCAGGACTACTTGTTGCAGCAACACGCATTAACCCTGACCATGCCCGTGGTGCAGGCCCGGGCCTATGCCACGCTGGAAAATACCGGCAAGAGTTACAACCTGCGCTCCATGGGCGAGAACCTAGACCGCAGCTTCCAACCCGACGCGGTTTGGAACAACGAGTATGCCATGGCGTGGAACGCGGCGGTAGGGGCCGGGCAAACCGTGGCCCAGGCCCACGCCAGCGCCCGCCTCGCCGCCGATGCCGGCCGCCTACAACCCGGCACGCCTGCCTTCAACCAGCGCCTCGGCGAACTGCAGGACATCAACAACTGGGATCAGGGCGCGGCTCTGCGCGTGAAGGCCAAACTGCTGCACGCCGAGGCCCAGGTGAACCTGGCCGAAGCCTGGCGGCGGAAAGGTGGGAAGCAGCCGGCAAATATAGATTTGTTGGCCGGCGCGGACCACCGCACCTATGTAGTGGTGCCCGACGGCAATTACTTTATCAACCCCGCGCCGGGCCAGGACCCACTGCAAGACGACCTGATCTATTCGAAGACCGGCGGCTTCGTGCAGGCCGGCGGCCGTTTCTTGGCGGAAAAGCTGCGCCTCACTGCCACGCTTCGCGTGGATAAGAACGACTACTTCGACGTGAAACTCAACCCGCGCTTTACGGCCGTGTTCTTGCCCACCCAGCAGCAGAACTTTCGCCTCAGCTACCAGAGTGGCTACCGCTTTCCCAGCTTGTTCGAAGGGTTCTCCAACGTGAACAGCGGCCAGGTGAAGCGCATCGGCGGGCTGCGGGTCATGTCGGACGGGGTGTTCGAGAATAGCTACCTGCGCACCGGCATCGACGCGTTTAATACGGCCGTGACGGCGGCCATTAACGCCAACACTTCGGCGCAGACAGCCGCCCAGAAGCGCCAGCAGGCCATTGCCGACAACCAGGGCCGCCTAGTGAAGAACCCTTATACCTACCTTAAGCCGGAGTACATCCGCTCGCTGGAAGTCGGCTATAAAGCGGGCCTGCTGCCCCAGGGTCGGCTGCTAGTCGATGTGGATTTCTACTATAACGCCTACCGCGACTTCATCGCCCAGGTGGAAGCCTACGTGCCGGTTACGGCCACTGGGGAGCCCCTGACTACGGCAGACCTGAACACCGTGGCCACGACGCTGAACGCCCGGGCTGGACAGGCCCGCTATCGCCTCTGGACTAACTCGCAGAGCCGGGTGACCAACTACGGGAGCTCGGCGGGGGTGCGCTACGAGGTGGGCCGCGGCTACCTGCTGGGCGTCAATACCACCTACACCCGCCTGCGCCGCACTCAGAACGGAGACGGCCTGGAAGA
The window above is part of the Hymenobacter radiodurans genome. Proteins encoded here:
- the rseP gene encoding RIP metalloprotease RseP translates to MDILIMAGQLILGLTILVGVHEMGHMLSAKWFGMRVEKFAIGFPPKLFGKKIGETEYMIGAVPLGGFVKITGMIDESLDTEAMSQEPQPYEFRAKPAWQRLIVMLGGIIVNVLTGILIFTILTAKYGQSYLPASEVRFGVVPSKLGEEIGFRKGDKIVKINGRPFEQFDDVYDPEVVMGNQSYYTVERNGQLLDIKLPGDFMDRLSDNQNDPARFVEPLNPFEVGEVVAGRAAAKAGLQPGDRILRVGAREINFFPELQQALKDNAGKATALLVQRNSKPITLTANVEEEGTLGFMPKSLLQYSTKDYSFIEAIPAGASQAFGIVSNQVQAFGKIFRGEASASKSLGGPMAIAQTYGGTFNWIKFWTLTGMLSMVLAFMNLLPIPALDGGHVMFLTYEMVSGRKPSDKFLENSQKVGMALLLSLMVFVIFNDLFKTLF
- a CDS encoding DUF6702 family protein yields the protein MRQLLVFCALCLLSVAAMAHAYHASIMDVQYNTKKQQLEVALKVFTDDFEKGLSAGQPSAVTFDKLSPAQVSSLTTALLQRSVAFGTKPSETLPLRFVGVEKDKDAHWVYFSVKMPPKPATTIYLRHRLLLDTFQDQMNIVNLEGGGKKQSALFRAGNDEQQLRF
- a CDS encoding winged helix-turn-helix domain-containing protein; the protein is MKELLLAGVPFRFDGRLWLQGPDDRFMGIGRLELLEHIAALGSISQAARAMNMSYKRAWDLVASMNAQVRTPLVQTQTGGKRGGGAGLTPAGEQAVADFRAMHARFAAFLADETARLYS
- a CDS encoding molybdopterin-binding protein, encoding MSFPLLATGWLVLMGGADGYQAVCALPEIDSAFAVQTILLADQLDGQPLPAKNAPYQLVVPLEKQPVRWVRQLTGLRVVKVYESVTLPRIALP
- a CDS encoding TonB-dependent receptor plug domain-containing protein, which produces MRSTLNEVVVSASRVEESFLQSPVTVEKLNARAIRLTPAPSFFDALEHLKGVQVLTLSLGFRVLNARGFTNTTNVRFAQLVDGVDNQAPHIGGPIGNVLGPSDLDIQSVEVVPGTAAALYGLNAINGLANFQTKNPFSFQGLSVRQQTGLNHLNDPNVRTLGLGGSSEKLYSETSVRYAQVLVPEKLAFKINGTYLRANDWIANDQTDLFAQGNATTGLFGVNNPARDPVNSYGNESSDRSTLTLGGSSTRWPAPATTSGI
- a CDS encoding TonB-dependent receptor domain-containing protein, coding for MARTGYDERDLVDYTIKILKADAALHYRFEPGVELAYAYRVAGFDNVYQRSNRFRLQDYLLQQHALTLTMPVVQARAYATLENTGKSYNLRSMGENLDRSFQPDAVWNNEYAMAWNAAVGAGQTVAQAHASARLAADAGRLQPGTPAFNQRLGELQDINNWDQGAALRVKAKLLHAEAQVNLAEAWRRKGGKQPANIDLLAGADHRTYVVVPDGNYFINPAPGQDPLQDDLIYSKTGGFVQAGGRFLAEKLRLTATLRVDKNDYFDVKLNPRFTAVFLPTQQQNFRLSYQSGYRFPSLFEGFSNVNSGQVKRIGGLRVMSDGVFENSYLRTGIDAFNTAVTAAINANTSAQTAAQKRQQAIADNQGRLVKNPYTYLKPEYIRSLEVGYKAGLLPQGRLLVDVDFYYNAYRDFIAQVEAYVPVTATGEPLTTADLNTVATTLNARAGQARYRLWTNSQSRVTNYGSSAGVRYEVGRGYLLGVNTTYTRLRRTQNGDGLEDGFNTPRWAYNLSVANENIVGNVGFGLHYRHQNRYFSQTFLVVGTVPAFGTLDAQLSYHIPAAQVRLKLGASNVLNNYYVSYLGGPSVGGLYYLTVAYGL